In Actinoplanes lobatus, the DNA window ATCTTCACCTCCGACGAATGGATCGCCTTCCTCGCCGGAGTCAAGACCGGCGAGTTTGACCTGCCAAGCTGACCGGAAGCACGTACTTATCTGTTCGGCGAGGGTCAGGCCCCGGCCTCGGGTGCACGTGAGTTGACATTTCCGAACGAGATGCCGCCTTGCACGTCGCGGGCCTGCACGACGTTGCCTCCGACCGAACCGGAGAGGTTGTTGACGACCCCGTCGCTGCCGGCCTGTAGGTAAGGGGTGAGATCTTGCCAGAGTCGGCGGAGTTCATGGTCAAAGGCGGGGTCCTCGGCGGCAGCCTGTGCGAGTTCCTCGCGAAGTGACTCAATGCGGGTGTCGTCCGATGGGTCGACCTCAGCCTCGGCGAGGGCCGTCTGCGCCGCATCGTCGCCCTGGAAACGGCGCTTGACCAGGCGGGCGAGCGCGGCGAACACGGCCCTGCCGCCCTCCGCCAGCGCTTCGGATGATTTGGTCGCCAACGTCAGCGCGACCGCGGCCAAAATCTCCTCGCCTGCCATCGTGACTCCCCGTTTCCCTCGCTCGGAGGCTACGCCGATCAGATAGCCTTCTCGCTCCGCGAGACCATCGACGTACGTGAGCGTAGATGCATGTGTCGCCGTAGTCGAAGGCTCCAGTCAACATCCTGACGCCGGAGACATGCCCTACTGACCTCAGGCGGTCCGCATCGATGTGCGGCAATCCGTTCGCGACGTGTCCCGTCGGCGACCGTCAAGATCGAAGTCCTGCCTCCGCCGTGCCCACTATGGATTACCCTGTGTGCGTGAATGGCCTGGTCGGCCCATGAACGCCTATTTGCGGAGCCATGCCGTCTGCCAGCATGTTTGACCCCCATTCGGCCGTCATGATAGCGTCACCCAGAGTAATAGAATCGCTCGGGATGATATGGGGAAGCATGGCTGAAAAATGGGAGGCTGATTCCTCGGCGTCATTCTTGCGGCGACTGGGGAAGTCGTCGCATGAGCTTGGGCAAACCTCCGGTGATGGAAGCTGCCCGGATATCTGGGAACTTGATAACGGTGACGTCGTCGTCATTGGTGCGGACCTGACCACGTCGTATGAATCCAGGCTGCCGGACGGTGTCAGTATTGACCCCGGAGAGCGTTTGGTCGTGATTCCTCGCGCGACGATCCTCGCCGCCAAGGCGGACATTCCGGATGCATGATCTCTTCGGTGGCGCCGCAGGCGAGCGGCTGGAGCTGGCTACCTACTACGCTGACTTTGAAACAGATCTGTGGTCGACTTCTGCGCCCGGCTTCTGGAAGCTGGAGCGTCAGCAGTTCTTCAAAGAGCCCGGAAATGCAAGCTGGGAAGCCTTCGATAAAGGCGACTGGCAGGAGTCGATGCGCATCATCGAGGCTGGGCGCTCTGACATGAGCGAGTATTATCGGAAGATTGATGAATACGGTTTCATCAATCGGCGAGTCCGTGTGGTCGAGCAGCCCATCATTCCCTATCTCCAATGGGAGCTTCATATTCTACGGATGCGCGACCAGTACGGCGGAAAGGTACGGGTCGTCACCGCGGAGCAAATCGCGGACTTTGAACGAAAGACCCCACTACCGGAGATCTACACCCACGGAACGACGGTCATGTACCAGGCCGTCTACGACGACGATGGAGTCCTGGAGTCCGCACGCAGGTTCACCGACAGTGACCTTGTAGCGCGCTGCCAGCGGTTCATCCAGGACCTGTACGAGATCGGCCAGCCGCTGGAGTCGTTCTTCGCCGAAAACGTCGCGGTTCTTCCCCCTCCGCGCATGCCGTAGCCGTCCTTTCACCTGACCGGACACAGCGATGCCTACCGAAGAGCCCGCCGACCGGGAGGAGACGGTGTGGCACGGCAACCGCATGGCAGCGGGCGGTACCGGCGATATCGTGCAGGCCCGCGATGTACATGGCGGTGTGCACTTCTACCGGTCCGAACCCGTAGCAGAAGCGACGTTCGCGATAACACCGTCGCAGCTGCCCGGTGACGTACGCGGATTCGTCAACCGGCACGCCGAGATGGCCTACCTCACCAACGCCCTGGCTGTGGACCCCGAGGAGCCCTCGGCTGCCGCCCTGATGGTCCTCACCGGAACGGCCGGGGTGGGAAAGACCTCCCTGGCACTGCACTGGGCCCACGGTGTCCGCCACCAGTTCCCCGATGGACAGCTCTACGTCAACCTGCGCGGCTACGACCCCGGTACGCCGGCCACACCCGAGCAGGTGCTCGACCGGTTCCTCCGCGATCTCGGAGTACCGGTGACCGCCATCCCGGTTCATCTGGACGACCGCGCGTCGCTGTACCGCTCGCTGCTGGCTGATCGCCGGATCCTGGTGATCCTCGACAATGCCGCTACCGTCGGGCAAGTTCGGCCACTCCTGCCCGGAACGGCCAGTTGCCTTGCCCTGGTGACCAGCCGCAGCCGGCTCTCCGGCCTGATCGCCCGGCACGGTGCTCTGCGGGTCGGCGTTGACATCCTGCAGGAGGACGACGCCGTTGCTTTACTGGGAAATGTGACGGCACGATACCGAGTCGACGACCAGCGACACGAGCTGGTGGAGCTGGCCCGGCTCTGTGCTCGGCTGCCGTTGGCCTTGCGGATCGCCGCCGAACGCGCCGCCAGCCGACCCATGATGCGACTCGACGAACTCATCGCCGACCTGCGCGACGAGTCGGGGCTCTGGGACGCGCTGACCGCCGACAGCGAGGACGACACCGACGCCGTCCGCACGGTGTTCGCCTGGTCGTACCGGGCACTGCCGGAACCCGCGGCGCGACTGTTCCGCCTTCTCGGCCTCCATCCTGGCAACGAGTTCGGCCTACCCGCCGCGGCGGCCCTCGCCGGTACCGACACCAGGTCCGTACGCCGGCACCTGGACGTACTGGTCGGTGCGCACCTACTCGAACAACCGGCCCCCGGTCGGTATCAGTTCCACGACCTGCTCCGCGCGTACGCGCTCGATCAGGTCCGCCTCCTCGAACCCGCCGACATCCACGCCGAGGTGCTGCATCGCGTTCTCGGCTGGTATCTGCACACCGCCGACGCCGCCCAGTCCCGTATCTCTCCCTTCGACCGATACCACCTGACCGAACCCGTCCCGCCCGACGTGCACCCGCTCGCCTTCGACGACTACACCACCGCACTGCGGTGGTACCAGACCGAGGCCGCCAACCTCGTCGGCGCGACCCGGGCCGCCGCCGAGGCGGAGTTGCACACCCTCGCCTGGCAACTCGCCGCTGTGCTGCGCGCCATCTACATCCACCAGAACGCCTTCGACGACTGGCTGACCACCAGCCGCATCGGCGTCGACTCCGCCACCCGGTCCGGTGACCGCACCGGACAGGCCGAAGCATGGGAAAACGTCGGCAAGGCATGCTTCCAGTCCCGTCGGCTCGACGAGGCCGAGACCAGCCACCGCGCTGCGCTGAGCATCCGCCAGAGCCTGGGCGACCGGTTCGGGGAAGCCAAGTCCACCAACGCACTGGGCCTGATCGGTCTGCGGCGCCGACGACTCACCGACGCCCGGTCATTCTTCGACCAGAGCCGGGCGATCTTCCACGACCTCGGTGAGCGCCGCTGGGAAGCACTCATGCAGAGCAACCTGGCCGAGACGCTGTGCGAACTTCATGATCCGCAGGCCGCCGCCGAGATCCTCCATGAGGCGCTGACGGTGTTCCGGGATCTCGGTGACCGATTCGGCGAAGGCAACGCGCTGTTCCTGCTCAGCTGGGTCCAGCGCGGACTCGGCGACATCACCCGCGCTCGCGCCGCCATCGACACGGCCCTCACCATCGCCGAGGATGACGAGAACCAGGTGTGGCAGGCGCACTGGCTGGTCGAACTGGGTGAAGTCCAGCGCGCCGCCGAGCAGCCCGCCGACGCGCTGATCTCCTATCAACGGGCAGCATCGATCCAGCGGCAACTCAGCGACCGCAGCCGCGAAGCCTTCGCGATCGAGGGCGCCGGCCGGGCCTATCAGCAGCTCGGCCGCCTCTCCGAGGCAACTGACTTCTATCGGGTAGCCGCCGAGACCCATCGCACGCTCGGCGACCGGTGGCGGCAGGCACTGTGCCTGCACCGCCTCGCGAACGTCCTCGAACAGCAGAATTCCCGAGACGAGGCCAGGTCCTGTCGGGGGCAGGCACTCCCCTTGCTCGCAGACTTCGATGACCCCGAGGCCAGCTCACTACGCCAGCGCATCACCCAAGCGCTCAGCGACGGATAGCGGGCGGCTCCGTGGATGCCGACTCGACAATCCAGATTGGCCCGTCGGCACACTCGGCTCGGGTCCCGTCCGCCGGATCCAGCCGTGTCCGGAGCACCTTCAGCCACTGGTCACCGACTTTGGCGACCGGAGCATGTTCCGGTCCCATGAAGCCGAACATCCGTACCTGGTTGTGCACCTGCGCCGAGGTCCGCGACCAGTCCACCACGGAGAACTCAGGCTCCACGAACCCCGCGTACGACGTACCCGCCTCATCCTGAGGAATCCCGGGAAACCCCCGCTCCACCTTGTCCAACGCGACCGTGAGCACCTCGTCGAGAACCGGGCTGACCCGCTGCCACAACGTGTGCCGGCTGACGTCTTCCTCCAAGGGGATCCCACCCCGCTGAGCGAGAATCGGACCGGTGTCGAACTGTTCATCCATCCGATGGACCGTCAACCCAATCTCCGGATCGCCGTTCCGGATCGCCCACAGCACCGGTGCCGGCCCCCGGTACCGGGGCAACAACGACGAGTGAACATTGATGACGCCTGCTCGGGGTACGCGTAACGCGGACGCGGGTAGCTTCCAGTTGAAGCCGTAGACCACCAGGAGATCAAGCCGGTATCCGCCCAAAGAGTCGGCCAGACCTTCGGCAGTACCGGGCAGCAAGAGATCCATACCGGCTGGCATCGCCTCAAGCACGCGGCCGACGGCCACTGCCGTACGAGCGTCCGTACGGCCCCTCGGCTTCATCGAACGGCAATACACATACGCGACGGGCTCGTGGCCCGCCGCAACGCAGGTTGTGTAGAGGGCTGCGAACTCCTCGACTCCGAACGTCGCAAGGCCAACGCGCATCGAAGCGGCCACGACGCTGACACTACCCGGCCGAGGCCCTGAACATCCTCAGCTCCTACCGGCTGGCGGCAGAGCGGACCGACGAACCCGCCGCCGCCAGTCAGCGAATCACCGTGAAGGCGGCGACCCGTCCAGGACCGCCTGCTCGACATCGGACAGTACACACCGCTGACCAGCGTGCATCGCACGTCATTCGACAGCACCGGCACCACCGTCGAGCACTCCGACAACCCGTATCGGGCCGACCCCTACGCCATCAAGGTGACGGTCTTCAATCACTGACCTACCGACCGTTCACACATTTTCCAACACCAGGTTCTCGGTGTCCGCCCCTGTTGACACGGAAGGTGAATATTGCGAGTGTTCGTCCAGCATGTTTCCTGTTTGAGTCTGTGGACTTGTCTCTCCGGGAGCACACCTCATGTCACTGAAAACCCGTGCACTGCTGGGCACCATACTCCTTTCGCTTGCATGTGTGAACGTTCCCACATCGGCTTCAGCCGGGCCTTCGCCGACCGCGTGCGCCACCACCGGGTCGGTCGACTTCGGCGTGGATCTGGCCGGCGACGGCTGGAAGTTCACCACCGGCGACGATCCGGCCTGGTCGGACCCGTCCTTCGCCGACACGGCCTGGCGGGACTGGAGCGTTCCCGACAACTGGGGCGCGCACAGCGACCTCACCTCGTACGACGGCTTCGCCTGGTATCGCAAGACGTTCACCCTGCCGGCGCGACCGGACGGGGTCACCGACGCGGCCGTCGTCGCCGCACTCGGCAAGATCGACGACGCGGATCAGGCGTTCCTCAACGGGCAGGAGATCGGGCGGACCGGGGGCTTCCCGCCCACCTTCGACTCCACCTGGGAGGTGCCGCGCGAGTACTACCCGGCGGACGGCCTGCTGAAATGGGGCGCCACCAACGTCCTCGCCGTGCGGGCCTACGACGGCACCGGTGGCGGGGGCTTCTACCAGGGACCGGTCGGGCTCTACTCGAAGGCGCGGCTACGGGCCCTTGCCGGCAACACGGGGACGGCTGCCACCCGTACCCAATTGGCTCATGCCTGTGCCGTGCTGGACCGGCAGCATCGCGCCGTCGCCGCCGGGGACGTCCGCGGCTATGCCGCGACGCTGGCCGACGGGTTCTTCCACCAGGGCGACACCGCCCTGCGCCGCGTCGCTGAGCTGCGGGAGCTACTGAAGGCCGGAAAGGTGACACTGACCGACGCGCAGGCCGAGGTGTTCGTGGACGGCCAGGGCCGGCTCGTCGTCGACACCATCCGCAGCTGGACCGGGCTGCCGCCGACCCGGGAGCTGCTCTACCTCGACCCGCGCAGACCGGTCGAGCTGGGTGACCACTCCCGGTTCTTCCGCGACGACTACCCGTCGGCGGCGATGGGCCGGCGTGCGCAGTTCAACGTGTACCTGCCGCCGGGCTACACCCGCACCAGCGCCAAGCGGTTCCCGGTCGTCTACATGTTGAACGGGTTCAACGGCAGCAACATTGAGTGGGAAGCCCGCAATATTGACAGTGTCCTGGACAAGCTCGGCGTCGAGGCGATCGTGGTGTTCCCGGACGGTGGCAGCGGCTGGTATGTCGACACGTCCGCCGGCAGATACCGGACGATGATCGTGGACGAGATCGTGCCGCTGGTGGACCGGGCGTACCGGACCGTCGCCGACCGGGAGCATCGCGGGATCAGCGGCGTGTCGATGGGCGGGCAGGGGGCGTTCACGCTCGGGCTGCTAAACCCGGCGGTGTTCAGCTCGATCGCCAGTCACATGGGCGCGCTGAGCCTGCCGCCGCTGGTCGGGACGTCCGCCGAGCAGGCCGCCAACGCCGGGCTGCGGCCGCTCACACTGGTCGCCGGGATGCCGGTGGCCGACCTCGACCGGCACCGGTACTACTTCGACGGCGGCGACTCCGACGAGTACCGGTTCGGGGCGGCGGCGCAGCAGATGAGCACGGCGTTGGCCGCTAAGGGCGTGCGGCACGACTATCAGCTGGGTGCCGGGCGGCACGATGACGCGTACTGGATGCCGAAGCTGGACCGGTCCTTCGGGCTGCACGCCGAGCAGTTCGCGGCCCATCCGGTGAAGCAGCCGCACGAGCCGAAGCCGGTCCGGTCGCCGTACGTCTGGCCGTGATCGTGGTCGCCGGGCCGCCCACCCCGGCCCGGCGACCATCCCCGCCGCCGCGTCCAATCACCGCGGCTGCCTCCACCCCGGATTTCGAAGCCCGCGCAAACCGTTTGCCCCTCCGGTCAAGGCCGGACACCATGGCCGTCATGCCGCCGCCTGAACTCAGCGTGAACGAGGCCGCTTCCTGAACGACCCGATCGACGAGTGGCCCGACAACCTCCAAATCGCGTTGGACAGGTACGGCGAGCCGCTGCCGCGTTGATCGGGCCTGCGCCTCGCCGTGATCCACAACCCGCGCACACGTCGTCGCCGAATGGCACGGGTGGCACCAGCGGGTCAGCGGTCACGGTGTCCAGGACTCGCTGGTGAAGGAACCGTCCGGGGAGACGAGAACGACGTGGATTCCCGCCAGGCCGCGCCCGGTTCGGGTCCGTTCGGTGAGATCCCGGTATCGGCGGTAATCCGGCAGGACCATCAACGTCTCGTGGCCGGGATGGCTGTCCAGCAGCATCATCGCCTTGAACAGGGCCTGGCTGAACCAGTGACCGGCCTGGGTGCTCGGCTGGGTCCGTTTCGTCTCCGCCGCTCGCCGGGGATCGGCGTACCCGTCGGACGGCCAGCCCTTGACCTCCGCCCCGAGTCTCCGGCCGCTTCTGGTCGCGAGCACGTCGACACCTCGCGCCTTCGTCGCGGTGTCGGCTTCCGAATCGATCGCCCATCCGTGACGCCGCAGAACATCGACGAAGACGGCCTGGACACTGCCCTCCCAGGGCCATCGCGACGACGTGCCGACACCAACCTCCACGTTCACCACAGCAGGTGGCGCCAGCCGGGTTGCCGGTACGCGGAGCCGGTATGTGCCCCGGTCAAGGCGTTCCAGGTCAGCGAAGGTGGTGCCGTGGTGGTCCGGCGCATTAGCACACATTCGGGAGACGACGTGGGTACGAATCGTCGACTCGGCGTACCGGCTGCCGCGGCGGCGCATCTCCGTCAGCACGTCCTGCAACGTGAAGTCGTCTCGACCGGACCGTCGGAGCAGATCCGCGATCGCGGCAAGGATCTCCTCCCGGCAGGTGAACGGCACAACGGTCACTTCCTTTCCGTGCTGTCGGTGTGCAGGGCCTCCACCAGGCCCTGAACTTCGGATTGCAGGTGGCGCAACTCCGCCGCGGTGGGCGCGAGTTCGTAGCCGTGGTGATGGCCGGCCCTGGACAACGCCCACCACAGGTAGGCGGCCCGGCTGGCGGTTTCCGCGCCGGCATACCGCCGGAGGGCGAGCAGTTGGGCGCGCCGACTGCGGCACTGGCCGACTGGCGGGGCGACCTCCTGCCAGTACCGGTCGAGGGCCGCCTCCAGGGCAAGTCGGAGCAACCAGACGCTGGCCCGCGGCCACAGACCGCGGGTTCCAGTGACCGGCTTCGTCATCAGGCCGGCGGCGTTGATCAAGTAGTTCTCGACGGTGATCACTTGAGCCTCGCTACAAGCCGGGCCACGTCGGTGACGAGCTGTTCGGGGTCGGCGACGGCGGCGCCGTGAGCGCCTTCCTTGCAGGCACGCAGGGCATCCGCGGCCCACGGACCGTGCGCGTTGTTGAGCCTGCCGAGAACCTGGCCGCCGGCGGTGACGTCGTCGAAGAGTGCCAGGGCCGCGACCTGGGTGGTGGTGCGGGCGGTGGCGAGCAGGGCGTCGACGTCACGATGGTTCTCGCCGCGCCCGATGCGGCGGGCGCGGATGATCTGGTGACACCGCGCTTCCAGCGCGGACCGGCAATAGGTGACGACCACGGGCGTACGGATGGGCATCGGCATGTCCTCGGTCCTGGCGAGGGCCTTGGCGTCGTCGAGGTAGCGCTCGACCGGGTCGATGTTCTTGCGGATCTCCACGGTGGAGTTCTCCCGGCGGGTGACCTCCCAGATGGTGGCGTCGAGTTCGAGACGGCGGACGGCCTCGGGGAGCCGGTCATCGTGGGTGAAGACGACGATCTGGCGGGTGGCGGCGAGGTCGGCGAGCACGCGGGCCAGGCCGTCGACCTTGGCCGGGTCCATGCTCTGCACCGGGTCGTCGATGATCAGGAACCGGAACGGGCTGGCGTCGGCGCTGGCCCGGGGCAGGAAGACGGCGAGTCCGAGCGCCTGCATCTCGCCCTGGCTCATGACGGACATGGCGCTGGTGGCGGTGCCGTCGACGGTGGCCGGGAAGGCGACGCGGCGGCGGGTGCTGGTGCCGTCGAGTTTCATGCCGGCGAGTTCGACGTTGCTCTCCTGGCGCAGTTCCTCCCAGATCTGCTGCGATCGGGCGGCGAACGGTGCGAGTTGCTGAGCCCGCAGGTTCTCGATGACCGGCTTGTACCAGTCGATGGCCTCTTTCAACCAGGCGAGTGGCGCCTCGTGCACGCGGGCCTCGTGGGCTTCGACAAGCCACTGCTGCAGTTGTGCGGCGACGTCGCGCCACTGATCGTGCCGGTTCCGCAGCCAGTCGACGGCGGCCTCGCGAACGGCGGCAACTGCTGCGATCAGGTTGGGGTAGGTACTGGTGAGGTGGACGGCGACGGCGTCGGGGTCGGCGTCCGCGATGAGACCGGCCCAGGCGGTCCAGGTGGCGTGGAGCCGTTCGCGCGGTTCCGCCGGGAAGCTGCCGGGCAGGTTGGTGGGTACGGCCGGCCCGACGGGGAGTGCGGTGACGGCCCGACGGGCGGTGGTCAGCGCGCGGCCGGCTTCGTCGCGGGCGGCGGCATCGCGACGGACGGCGGCGAGTCGCTCGGCGGTATCGGTACGCCAGGACTCGTCCAGTGTGCCGCGATGGCACAGCGGGCAGGGGCCGTCGCCGTGGGTGTCGTAGTGGTCGGCGGCCGCTTCGAGCAGCCGGGCAAGCGCTTCGGCCGTACCGGTGGCGGGTGTTTCGCGCAGTTGCCGGGCTGCTGCGGTGAGCCGGTCGGCGGCTTCGGTGACCTCGGCGAGGGCCGGCAGTTCCGGCAGCGCGGTGAGCCGCCGGTACGCCGTCGTCTCCGGATCGGAGTCATCGATACCGGCGAGCAGATCGTCGACGGCGTCGAGGTCCGGGCGGGTGGAGGCGAGCAGTTTCGCGGCGATGCGGGCGCGGTCGTCGTCGATGCCGTTGAGGAGCTGGCGGAGGTTCTTGCGCCGGTCGGAAACGGCGCGGACCTGGGTGTCGAGTTCGCGGCGGAGGCGTTTGAGCAGGTTGTCGGCGTCCGTGACGGGTTCGATGGCGAGCAGCGGGGCGAGCGCGTCGAACAGGTCGCTGGGGCGTGAGGAGATGAGCCGGCCCAGGTCGTTGGCGGTCAGCAGGGGACGGTAGGCCTCCAACGGCTGGCGCCAGCCGAGTTCGTCGATGTCGGCGTACCGATGGTTGCCGTGCCGGATCTCGACGTTCGCCTGGCCCGGTTCGGTGTCGTCGTCGCGCCAGTGGCGCCGTAGCCGTACCGGTTCCGGGTCGCCGTCGAACCGGGCGGTGAGTTCGATGGCGGCCTGGGACGGGCTGTGCAGGTTGCGCCAGCCTTCCCGGAAGATCCGGTTGTTCTCGGCCCAGCGCTTGCTGTCGCCGGTGAGCGACAGCTCGACGGCTTCGGCGAAGCTGGACTTGCCGGAGCCGTTGCGGCCGATGACCAAGGTCAGGCCGGGCTGCGCCGTGAGGTGGAGGGTGGCTTTGGCGCCGATGCCGCGGAATCCGGCCACGGTGATCCGGTCGAGGTAGACGTGCCGCTGCTCGGCTACCGGGCTGTCACGTTCGGGAAGGTCAGCGGGCGCGCCCTCGAGGACGGCGCGAAGCTGTCGCTCTCCGGCGTAGGCGCCGAGGACGGTCTCGGCGGCCTGGTCGGGGGTGTGCTGCTCGGCCAAACGGTCGAAAAGATGCTCCAGGAGTGCGTGTTTCGTGCTCACCGTCTGCTCCTATGCCGACGTTACGGTGGGCAGCCCTGGGGGTGGCGGCCGACAGAAAGACTGGGGATTGCTGGAACTTGCTGGAAGACTGTACGGTACGGGCATGGAACAAGTCGAGGCCCTCGATCGACGGATCCAGGCACTGCGCACCGAGGTACGCAGAGCACTGACCGGCGGCGACCGCGAGCGCGTCACCAGCCTGCGCAAGCAACTACGGCAGGCGGAGCGCGAGTGGGACGCCCTCCTCGATGAGGAACTGGCGGACCAGACCCCGCCAGTCACGGTTCCGCGCCCGGCGCCCGGCCCGCTTCTTCCGGTACGCGAACAGGTGCACCAGGCACTGACCCTGCTCGGCGCACCGGCCGCCCCGAAACTGGTGGTGGCCGTCCACGAGGCGTTCGCCACCGGCGAGCTGACCCCCACCAAACTCACCAGCCTGCGGCGCGACGAGGAACGTTCCTTCCACTCCTCGCCGTACGCCCGCCCGTACTATCTCTGCGCCGCCTTGACCGCCGACCACCTCGCGCCGGCCCGCGGCCTGATCGCTGTCTCGTCATGGCCGATGGCCACCCGGATCATCGGCCCGCTCAGCCCGCGCGTCGATTTCCTGACCGCCGCCATCCGCCTCGCCGAGCACCTCGACCGCCTACCGGAAACCGGCCCGAACGCACAACGGCTGCTGTGGCGCTTCGCCGCCACCATCCCCGGGGCCGCGGCCAGCGCGAACGCCATGACACCGGGTGCGGTCGCCGAGGCCGGCCGCGCGGAGCTGTCCATCCACCTCGACGCCGACCGGTCGCACCGCGAAGCGGCCGCGAAACGCGCCATCGACCAACTCAACCCCGCGCAGCAACTATTTGGCGCCCGCTTGGGCGATGCCGCCGCCACCGGCAGCTGATTCCCTATCCAGACCAGCAACGACGTTCTCCCGCGAAGGAACGAACGATGCACCACGACACCCAGGAGCGTCTGCGCCAGCTACGCGGTGCCACACCCGCGAAAAGCCACAACGCGCGTACGGTCGCCGCCCTCACCGGCAACCCGGGCTGCGTCCGCCGCGCCCTGCTCGACGCCGCCGGCATCGACAAGGACACCCTCGCCGCCCGGTTCGGTCAGTCGCCGTTCGCGATCACCCGCGGAAACGCCTTCGAAGCGCAGGTGAAGGCGAACGGTTTCGCCCAGCTGCTCACCCTGCTCCGGGAGACCCTCGGCCTGGAACTGGCCGAGGTCGGCGCCCAGGACCTTGAGGAGGTGGGCGGCAACAAGAACTCGGAACTGCGCTACACCCGTTCCCGCCAGGCGCTGAAGGCGGCGGTCGACGGCAGGGATGCGCCGACGTTCTTCGACCACCCGCTGCTCCGCCTCGACGTCGGCGGCAACGACGTCTACCTGGAGCCCGACCTGGTGGCGTTCCACCACGACGGCGTCCTCCACGTCGTGGAGATCAAGTCGTTCGCCATCATCGACAACCAGGCCGACGGTACGAAGGTGGCCGCCGCCGCCCGCCAGTCCGCCGTCTACGTACTGGCGCTGCGCCGCCTACTCGGTGACGACAAGGTGTCGCACGAGGTCGTACTGGTGTGCCCCAAGGACTTCTCCAACCAGCCCACCGCCGTGAAGATCGACGTCCGCAAGCAGCTGATCAACCTGGAACACCAGCTGACCCGGCTCGCCCGCATCGAAACCCTCGCCGGCCAGCTCCCGGACGGCCTGAGCCTCGATCCTGGTACGCACTCCCCCGCCGAACTGCTGGAGAACCTGTCCACCCTGGAGGCCAGGTATGCGCCGGCCTGCCTCGCCAGCTGCGAGATGGCGTTCCTCTGCCGGCACGAGGCCACCGGCTGCACCGACACCCTCGGCGCCACCGTCCGCGAGGAACTCGGCGGCGTCGAAACCGTGACGGAGGCACTCGGCCTGGCCCACGGCACCCGGGTGCCCGCCGACGACCAGCAGGAGGCGGCCACCATGCTGCGCAACACGGCCC includes these proteins:
- a CDS encoding DUF6879 family protein; the protein is MHDLFGGAAGERLELATYYADFETDLWSTSAPGFWKLERQQFFKEPGNASWEAFDKGDWQESMRIIEAGRSDMSEYYRKIDEYGFINRRVRVVEQPIIPYLQWELHILRMRDQYGGKVRVVTAEQIADFERKTPLPEIYTHGTTVMYQAVYDDDGVLESARRFTDSDLVARCQRFIQDLYEIGQPLESFFAENVAVLPPPRMP
- a CDS encoding ATP-binding protein — protein: MPTEEPADREETVWHGNRMAAGGTGDIVQARDVHGGVHFYRSEPVAEATFAITPSQLPGDVRGFVNRHAEMAYLTNALAVDPEEPSAAALMVLTGTAGVGKTSLALHWAHGVRHQFPDGQLYVNLRGYDPGTPATPEQVLDRFLRDLGVPVTAIPVHLDDRASLYRSLLADRRILVILDNAATVGQVRPLLPGTASCLALVTSRSRLSGLIARHGALRVGVDILQEDDAVALLGNVTARYRVDDQRHELVELARLCARLPLALRIAAERAASRPMMRLDELIADLRDESGLWDALTADSEDDTDAVRTVFAWSYRALPEPAARLFRLLGLHPGNEFGLPAAAALAGTDTRSVRRHLDVLVGAHLLEQPAPGRYQFHDLLRAYALDQVRLLEPADIHAEVLHRVLGWYLHTADAAQSRISPFDRYHLTEPVPPDVHPLAFDDYTTALRWYQTEAANLVGATRAAAEAELHTLAWQLAAVLRAIYIHQNAFDDWLTTSRIGVDSATRSGDRTGQAEAWENVGKACFQSRRLDEAETSHRAALSIRQSLGDRFGEAKSTNALGLIGLRRRRLTDARSFFDQSRAIFHDLGERRWEALMQSNLAETLCELHDPQAAAEILHEALTVFRDLGDRFGEGNALFLLSWVQRGLGDITRARAAIDTALTIAEDDENQVWQAHWLVELGEVQRAAEQPADALISYQRAASIQRQLSDRSREAFAIEGAGRAYQQLGRLSEATDFYRVAAETHRTLGDRWRQALCLHRLANVLEQQNSRDEARSCRGQALPLLADFDDPEASSLRQRITQALSDG
- a CDS encoding methionyl-tRNA formyltransferase, with translation MAASMRVGLATFGVEEFAALYTTCVAAGHEPVAYVYCRSMKPRGRTDARTAVAVGRVLEAMPAGMDLLLPGTAEGLADSLGGYRLDLLVVYGFNWKLPASALRVPRAGVINVHSSLLPRYRGPAPVLWAIRNGDPEIGLTVHRMDEQFDTGPILAQRGGIPLEEDVSRHTLWQRVSPVLDEVLTVALDKVERGFPGIPQDEAGTSYAGFVEPEFSVVDWSRTSAQVHNQVRMFGFMGPEHAPVAKVGDQWLKVLRTRLDPADGTRAECADGPIWIVESASTEPPAIRR
- a CDS encoding alpha/beta hydrolase, giving the protein MNVPTSASAGPSPTACATTGSVDFGVDLAGDGWKFTTGDDPAWSDPSFADTAWRDWSVPDNWGAHSDLTSYDGFAWYRKTFTLPARPDGVTDAAVVAALGKIDDADQAFLNGQEIGRTGGFPPTFDSTWEVPREYYPADGLLKWGATNVLAVRAYDGTGGGGFYQGPVGLYSKARLRALAGNTGTAATRTQLAHACAVLDRQHRAVAAGDVRGYAATLADGFFHQGDTALRRVAELRELLKAGKVTLTDAQAEVFVDGQGRLVVDTIRSWTGLPPTRELLYLDPRRPVELGDHSRFFRDDYPSAAMGRRAQFNVYLPPGYTRTSAKRFPVVYMLNGFNGSNIEWEARNIDSVLDKLGVEAIVVFPDGGSGWYVDTSAGRYRTMIVDEIVPLVDRAYRTVADREHRGISGVSMGGQGAFTLGLLNPAVFSSIASHMGALSLPPLVGTSAEQAANAGLRPLTLVAGMPVADLDRHRYYFDGGDSDEYRFGAAAQQMSTALAAKGVRHDYQLGAGRHDDAYWMPKLDRSFGLHAEQFAAHPVKQPHEPKPVRSPYVWP
- a CDS encoding DUF7669 domain-containing protein; this encodes MTVVPFTCREEILAAIADLLRRSGRDDFTLQDVLTEMRRRGSRYAESTIRTHVVSRMCANAPDHHGTTFADLERLDRGTYRLRVPATRLAPPAVVNVEVGVGTSSRWPWEGSVQAVFVDVLRRHGWAIDSEADTATKARGVDVLATRSGRRLGAEVKGWPSDGYADPRRAAETKRTQPSTQAGHWFSQALFKAMMLLDSHPGHETLMVLPDYRRYRDLTERTRTGRGLAGIHVVLVSPDGSFTSESWTP